In Vespa velutina chromosome 1, iVesVel2.1, whole genome shotgun sequence, the following proteins share a genomic window:
- the LOC124947721 gene encoding GATA zinc finger domain-containing protein 14-like → NNNNNINNNNNKNKNNNNNNNNNNNNIKNNNTKNNSNNNNNNNNNNKNNKNNKNNNNNNNDNNNSYNSNTNNNSNNNSNNNNNNNNNNNNNNNNNNNNNNSNNSNNNNNNNNINNKHNNNNIYNNNNNNKNSNNKNNSNNNNNNKNNNNNIYNNNNNNNNNNNNNNNNNNTMEKKKRKNNNNNNNNNNNIKNNNTNNNSNNNNNNNNNNNNNNNNKNNNNNNNNNNNNNNNINNKHNNNNIYNNNNNNKNSNNKNNSNNNNNNKNNNNNIYNNNNNNNNNNTIDNDDDDNDDDDGDDDDDDNSNSNNYNNNNNNINNNNKNKNKNNNNNNNNNNNNIKNNNNKNNSSNNNNNNNNNNNKNNNNNIYNNNNNNKSNNNKNNSNNNNTNKNNNNNIYNN, encoded by the exons aataacaataataatattaacaataataataataagaataagaataacaataacaataacaataataataataataatattaaaaataataacactaagaataatagtaataataataataataataataataataataaaaataataagaacaataagaataacaataacaataataatgataataataatagttataatagtaatactaataataatagtaataataatagtaataataataataataataataataataataataataataataataataataataataataataatagtaataatagtaataataataataataataataatattaacaataagcataacaataacaatatttataataataataataataataaaaatagtaacaataagaataatagtaataataataataacaataagaataataataacaatatttataataataataataataataataataataataataataataataataataataatacgatggagaagaagaagaggaag aacaataacaataacaataataataataataatattaaaaataataacactaataataatagtaataataataataataataataataataataataataataataacaataagaataacaataacaataataataataataacaataataataataatattaacaataagcataacaataacaatatttataataataataataataataaaaatagtaacaataagaataatagtaataataataataacaataagaataataataacaatatttataataataataataataataataataataatacgat tgataatgatgatgatgataatgatgatgatgatggtgatgatgatgatgatgataatagtaatagtaataattataacaataacaataataatattaacaataataataagaataagaataagaataacaataacaataacaataataataataataatattaaaaataataacaataagaataatagtagtaataataataataataataataataataacaataagaataacaataacaatatttataataataataataacaataagagtaataacaataagaataatagtaataataataataccaataagaataacaataacaatatttataataat